The following are encoded together in the Phragmites australis chromosome 19, lpPhrAust1.1, whole genome shotgun sequence genome:
- the LOC133900892 gene encoding F-box protein SKIP16-like isoform X1, producing the protein MASPPRPPEPMPSAAGLESLEGLVLDTVISKAGARPAAALACASTRLRAAVADDSLWRRFCAEDLGLDALLDPEDRPLPSFQVAYKVWLESFGMYPLLLVKRVKQFWSSLKIFLSGNFPEALKTLCKGVSEAQLNSAEDDLGFKLPLPTRLLYRFCNAQLPFSEDHGANERISTHGIIGGYAFYNHWVNVHLSPLDQIVEETRELYHGFNEVFNGRKLIVVATSWFRPKTFLLNCSNGQLYVGTNNLPKGEMIPCVPKSLIRPTDNDMPQDGLLLWLEEHLRRLQNGMIKIRMLMTSRYISLYPEAPPSCTSAMTNGVKVRASAVFVPEHPESGGPQERCVYTYSIRLSVPEACMLGGVYYSSCQLYSRHWIIRSRDWVVSDMRGEGVIGEYPVLSPGQEEFVYESCTPMPKGPGSVEGSFSFVPGKLSRPEGKPFEVTVAPFPLEVPEYIF; encoded by the exons ATGGCGTCCCCACCACGGCCGCCGGAGCCCATGCCCTCCGCGGCGGGGCTGGAGAGCCTGGAGGGCCTCGTCCTGGACACGGTCATCTCCAAGGCCGGCGCGCGACCCGCCGCGGCGCTCGCCTGCGCCAGCACGCGCCtccgcgccgccgtcgccgacgactCGCTCTGGCGCCGCTTCTGCGCCGAAGACCTCGGTCTCGACGCGCTCCTCGACCCCGAGGACCGGCCGCTCCCGTCCTTCCAG GTTGCATATAAAGTTTGGTTGGAGTCTTTTGGCATGTACCCTTTACTTCTGGTGAAGAGAGTGAAACAATTCTGGAGttcattgaaaatatttttgtcTGGAAACTTTCctgaggcattgaaaactttgTGCAAAGGTGTTTCCGAAGCTCAATTAAATTCAGCAGAGGATGATCTTGGTTTCAAGCTCCCTTTGCCTACAAGACTATTGTATCGCTTTTGCAATGCTCAGCTGCCTTTTAGTGAAGACCATGGTGCAAATGAACGCATTTCAACTCATGGAATAATTGGGGGCTATGCGTTTTATAATCATTGGGTAAATGTGCATTTATCACCACTTGACCAAATAGTTGAAGAGACAAGAGAACTTTATCATGGGTTCAATGAGGTTTTTAATGGGCGCAAACTCATTGTAGTGGCGACTTCATGGTTTCGCCCAAAAACGTTTCTCCTTAACTGCTCAAATGGTCAACTTTATGTTGGCACAAACAACTTACCAAAAGGAGAAATGATTCCCTGTGTACCTAAATCATTGATAAGGCCAACTGATAATGATATGCCCCAAGATGGATTACTTTTGTGGTTGGAAGAGCATCTCAGGCGTTTACAGAATGGCATGATCAAGATCCGTATGCTCATGACATCGAGGTATATCAGCTTATATCCAGAAGCACCTCCATCATGTACTTCAGCTATGACAAATGGTGTTAAG GTACGTGCGTCTGCTGTCTTTGTGCCAGAACATCCTGAAAGTGGGGGGCCTCAGGAAAGATGTGTGTACACTTACTCCATTCGCCTGTCAGTTCCAGAGGCATGCATGCTAGGTGGTGTGTACTATTCTTCCTGCCAGCTTTACTCACgccactggatcatccgatcaAGGGACTGGGTTGTTTCTGATATGCGCGGAGAAGGTGTTATTGGGGAG TATCCTGTGCTATCACCAGGTCAGGAAGAGTTTGTCTACGAGAGTTGCACACCAATGCCAAAAGGACCTGGATCTGTGGAGGGCTCCTTTTCATTTGTGCCTGGCAA GTTGAGCCGACCTGAAGGAAAACCATTCGAGGTCACGGTGGCTCCGTTCCCTCTGGAAGTGCCAGAGTACATCTTCTGA
- the LOC133900892 gene encoding F-box protein SKIP16-like isoform X2 produces the protein MASPPRPPEPMPSAAGLESLEGLVLDTVISKAGARPAAALACASTRLRAAVADDSLWRRFCAEDLGLDALLDPEDRPLPSFQVAYKVWLESFGMYPLLLVKRVKQFWSSLKIFLSGNFPEALKTLCKGVSEAQLNSAEDDLGFKLPLPTRLLYRFCNAQLPFSEDHGANERISTHGIIGGYAFYNHWVNVHLSPLDQIVEETRELYHGFNEVFNGRKLIVVATSWFRPKTFLLNCSNGQLYVGTNNLPKGEMIPCVPKSLIRPTDNDMPQDGLLLWLEEHLRRLQNGMIKIRMLMTSRYISLYPEAPPSCTSAMTNGVKCVDCSNSSLAALHPQLICFIWAIFTTAAVDIL, from the exons ATGGCGTCCCCACCACGGCCGCCGGAGCCCATGCCCTCCGCGGCGGGGCTGGAGAGCCTGGAGGGCCTCGTCCTGGACACGGTCATCTCCAAGGCCGGCGCGCGACCCGCCGCGGCGCTCGCCTGCGCCAGCACGCGCCtccgcgccgccgtcgccgacgactCGCTCTGGCGCCGCTTCTGCGCCGAAGACCTCGGTCTCGACGCGCTCCTCGACCCCGAGGACCGGCCGCTCCCGTCCTTCCAG GTTGCATATAAAGTTTGGTTGGAGTCTTTTGGCATGTACCCTTTACTTCTGGTGAAGAGAGTGAAACAATTCTGGAGttcattgaaaatatttttgtcTGGAAACTTTCctgaggcattgaaaactttgTGCAAAGGTGTTTCCGAAGCTCAATTAAATTCAGCAGAGGATGATCTTGGTTTCAAGCTCCCTTTGCCTACAAGACTATTGTATCGCTTTTGCAATGCTCAGCTGCCTTTTAGTGAAGACCATGGTGCAAATGAACGCATTTCAACTCATGGAATAATTGGGGGCTATGCGTTTTATAATCATTGGGTAAATGTGCATTTATCACCACTTGACCAAATAGTTGAAGAGACAAGAGAACTTTATCATGGGTTCAATGAGGTTTTTAATGGGCGCAAACTCATTGTAGTGGCGACTTCATGGTTTCGCCCAAAAACGTTTCTCCTTAACTGCTCAAATGGTCAACTTTATGTTGGCACAAACAACTTACCAAAAGGAGAAATGATTCCCTGTGTACCTAAATCATTGATAAGGCCAACTGATAATGATATGCCCCAAGATGGATTACTTTTGTGGTTGGAAGAGCATCTCAGGCGTTTACAGAATGGCATGATCAAGATCCGTATGCTCATGACATCGAGGTATATCAGCTTATATCCAGAAGCACCTCCATCATGTACTTCAGCTATGACAAATGGTGTTAAG TGCGTTGACTGCTCCAATTCTTCACTTGCGGCATTGCATCCCCAACTCATCTGCTTCATATGGGCTATTTTTACCACGGCAGCAGTAGACATCCTGTAG